A region of Dictyostelium discoideum AX4 chromosome 1 chromosome, whole genome shotgun sequence DNA encodes the following proteins:
- a CDS encoding hypothetical protein (Similar to Dictyostelium discoideum (Slime mold). hypothetical 127.0 kDa protein), which translates to MINKSFLLISILLLLNNSKIIDSTSSCPAGTNNMANGGCPTVMYPDLNCECDNGQCFACLDIDECISGHNCVAPAYCVNDYATFSCKCPPNGYTPNGTGCDDINECSLGSHDCVTPAYCVNKIGSFTCECLNGYTLSSNSKSCDDVDECTTTPTICGSATCMNTQGGYKCNCQEGYIYSPITSSCLDIDECTNPSICGSAICNNSPGSFFCQCLNGYSYNSVSKACDDVNECIDTPTVCGSAKCTNIDGGYICNCDIGLSYDSSTKSCLDYNECSMGTHNCVSPATCVNTHASFTCECINQPGYTLSNNGTNCIDIDECSLDTDDCISPAYCVNEPAGSFTCVCNDGYTLSGDAKSCIDIDECSSSTHDCVSPATCVNNDGSFSCICKDVPGYSLSSNGKSCSKNNISISSVIPSFTNGGEASFIGVFGNTFKDLSLLIGSNNCSIIANSSNLIKCTAPPGQGVHSVILNIDGEQYIANQIYQYQNQILQCPNDCLSKLNQGICDSKTGQCKCNTGFNSYDCSGIIILDDTKSNGGIKFDNHTNSFTTDDNNVKFLIYYKLLKEVGFDGQVYKTYPLKKEWILNSTFENEMIFEQTISHDSNCKIITHFQEIKDEKKAFQFANEQFYLEKGSIKVTIKVTKYDYINNLNTLELELISSIEEQDQNRNDCNSKDIDIEDINSPASSKFSFIKISKDNKIFSGRFLNKLLSDNRETFFSTENIKDLESNSITTLLKLPHFNNECIIDPGILLTLDFSVLLSTDFKENCKEDNRKWVIPVSIVIPVVFVASAIIFISIIYKKSTTVKIGLKKFKSIKLNSMKG; encoded by the exons atgattaataaatcatttttattgatatcaattttattacttttaaataatagtaaaattaTAGATTCTACATCATCATGTCCAGCAGGTACAAATAATATGGCAAATGGTGGTTGTCCAACTGTTATGTATCCTGATCTAAATTGTGAATGTGATAATGGACAATGTTTTGCATGTTTAGATATTGATGAATGTATAAGTGGTCATAATTGTGTAGCACCAGCATACTGTGTGAATGATTATGCAACATTTTCTTGTAAATGTCCACCAAATGGTTATACTCCAAATGGAACTGGTTGTGATGATATTAATGAATGTAGTTTAGGAAGTCATGATTGTGTAACACCTGCATACTGTGTGAATAAAATTGGTTCATTTACATGCGAGTGTCTAAATGGTTATACATTATCTTCAAATAGTAAATCATGTGATGATGTCGATGAATGTACTACTACTCCAACTATTTGTGGTTCTGCAACATGTATGAATACACAAGGAGGTTATAAATGTAATTGTCAAGAAGGTTATATCTATAGTCCGATAACAAGTAGTTGTTTAGATATTGACGAATGTACTAATCCATCCATTTGCGGTTCTgcaatttgtaataattcaCCTGGTAGTTTCTTTTGTCAATGTCTAAATGGGTATTCATATAATTCAGTATCAAAAGCATGCGATGATGTAAATGAATGTATTGACACACCAACCGTTTGTGGTTCTGCAAAATGCACAAATATAGATGGTGGTTATATTTGTAATTGTGACATTGGTCTCAGTTATGATTCATCAACAAAGAGTTGTTTAGATTATAATGAGTGTAGTATGGGTACTCATAATTGTGTTTCACCTGCAACTTGTGTAAACACTCATGCTTCATTTACTTGTGAATGTATTAATCAACCAGGATATACTCTTTCAAATAATGGAACAAATTGTATCGATATTGATGAATGTAGTTTAGATACTGATGATTGTATTTCACCTGCCTATTGTGTAAATGAGCCAGCTGGTTCATTTACATGTGTATGTAATGACGGTTATACTCTATCAGGTGATGCAAAAAGTTGTATTGACATTGATGAATGTAGTTCAAGTACTCATGATTGTGTTTCACCTGCGACTTGCGTAAACAATGATGGTTCATTTTCTTGTATTTGCAAAGATGTACCAGGTTATTCTTTATCAAGTAATGGAAAAAGttgttcaaaaaataatatttcaatttcatcagtTATACCATCATTTACCAATGGAGGTGAAGCAAGTTTTATTGGTGTATTTGGAAATacatttaaagatttatcatTGTTAATCGGTTCAAATAATTGTTCAATAATAGCCAActcatcaaatttaataaaatgtaCAGCCCCTCCAGGTCAAGGTGTCCATTCtgttatattaaatatagaTGGTGAACAATATATTGCAAATCAAATCtatcaatatcaaaatcaaattcttcaATGTCCAAATGAttgtttatcaaaattaaatcaaggTATATGTGATTCAAAAACAGGTCAATGTAAATGTAATACAGGTTTCAATTCATATGATTGTAGtggtattataattttagatGATACAAAGAGTAATGGtggaattaaatttgataatcatACCAATTCATTTACAactgatgataataatgttaaatttttgatttattataaacTATTAAAAGAAGTTGGATTTGATGGTCAGGTTTATAAAACTTACCCATTGAAAAAAGAATGGATTTTAAATAGtacttttgaaaatgaaatgatATTTGAACAAACCATTTCACATGAttcaaattgtaaaattattactcACTTTCAAGAaataaaagatgaaaaaaaagCATTTCAATTTGCAAATgaacaattttatttggaaAAAGGGTCAATTAAAGTTACAATTAAAGTTACAAAATatgattatataaataatttaaataccttggaattggaattaatttcatcaattgaagAACAAGATCAAAATAGAAATGATTGTAATAGTAAAGATATCGATATTGAAGATATTAATAGTCCAGCATCTTcaaaatttagttttattaaaatttcaaaagataataaaatattttctggtagatttttaaataaattattatcagatAATAGAGAAACCTTTTTTTCaactgaaaatattaaagatttggaatcaaattcaattacaactttattaaaattaccacattttaataatgaatgtATTATTGATCCTGGtat tttgttAACTTTAGATTTTTctgtattattatcaactgATTTCAAAGAAAATTGTAAAGAGGATAATAGAAAATGGGTAATACCGGTTTCAATTGTAATTCCAGTTGTATTCGTAGCTTCTGccataatttttatttcaataatttataaaaaatcaacaacagttaaaattggtttaaaaaaatttaaatcaataaaattaaattcaatgaaaGGTTAA